The Daphnia pulex isolate KAP4 chromosome 3, ASM2113471v1 genome includes a region encoding these proteins:
- the LOC124190280 gene encoding uncharacterized protein LOC124190280 — MTTPTSEASRRGMKGHVTRWINNIQQYDNVQMDRTIHNLVLGAESNLRNMYSKYKRLSEGVAKDMEQAGATQEQFQAEIDSQIQVEEDVGDALMIAKRKREEFKEMQDAEERKRHDQTLLLMLQTQQAAADATRAQEKADQDAARAQEKADQDAARAQEKIDEDAARAQERAIRQQENLDQQNLFRQLIAAIPAAAAPGAPAAAAAVASTKLPKRQIKPFKGDVLEWTAFWEGYNAAVHESAIPAVQKFGYLKDYLKGEAQLCVENLELTDANYTVAITLLKARYGKTDVLIEAHTQKLDTLQPVKDVADTAALRCFQLTIQSHINALETLGVARASHGCLLGSRILRSIPLKLQAEWAKSATNKVTDIDQVLNFIEEQVEVAERLSRLRASTQKPAQNSQQPAKSTPPTTPTASQLGVSSKPTPQSKHSSKTRRNGSPPPRREATASSPKKPMLPCVFCKEMHWAINCPMELKEKKAVITNEKRCSNCFGHHETTVCFNPHRCQRCRAKHHTSLCAEKDTRFGSSTIIPSKPVAGSSSTTACASSFGEVILKTATVYITGTNGKQIRAILFLDDGSHRTWIKRQISKELQLKIIQVEQIATRAFRQTEAPPAETHNVVEMTVRGTWPGAPTVRIEALEATDKVGSTGPYQTTEFARKLWLENENLADDRFEREGGDEDVGILVGMDQMFNIMFNEPATISPCGLRAYTSKLGKVIGGPSQEKSSKQNQTIVSQLLINSNRSLPQITSQPSKSIQSNKSESRETGNSKNFANLNDCVAVEKDDQFRSFCNEITRFEDGRYCTPIPWTTDRWRLEINHQMAATRLRSMLSKLRKSPVDLANYTKEINQLITNGFVEEADFNYDGLHTYLPHHPVYRTDKATTKIRPVFDGAARSKYGPSLNDVLETGPNLNPDLLSVLMRFRMNRIAWIADIEKAFLNIALQPEDAEAVRFLWPKEPKNPDSEFIAYKWKRVPFGLSSSPFLLRVTINKHLLSVKPRFQKTVEQIEEQLYVDDYLGGADIVPTAITTVEETVTLFSEAQLNMRSWATNNKELRDFLTEKEMSNQIVGILSPTIDGQHKALGLRWDTSSDSFKFDPTSIMEAAVEIGEKITKRKILSISARIFDPIGFLAPTVLLLKIIYQKLWEGDIGWDDDATPEVKNTWSSIMKGLKDLHNLEIPRWIGYSKPSIVSAEIHVFGDASEAAYGAVAYARLQLENGTPYTILLASKTRVAPLPKKKVTLPRLELLSSLLAIRLGEKIRTSLHTESWKTIYWTDSLVTLGWIRGDPYRWRPFVRNQVETIRKFSKAEWWRHCPGLENPADLASRGAPAHALVDSKLWWHGPAWLTEEESEWPNSPENHSTETQEKIEEEETKKTATVSFAAIETAQPIEWHLEKISTWTKLLFRTAWINRAVNRMRKRTRGPGLELKEIITVAGTEITIDKIVTEELNEAELAICRQLQVERYPKAFWTLQHGLEIHPKEKIASLRPVWDNRDRLIRVTGRVALALRDRDIQPPILLPANHPVVTMLIINKHVFNSHTGVKTTLSELKEKYWVVKGRQQVRNVWYTCVKCQKLTSPPFRQIAAPLPANRLRDARAFEITGTDFAGPLYYKNATPKKKSKSAPSVEQVIPEPPPEEENPDAAELPTEEAPEEEDDGDQPDPAQPINKRQPKSYVCIFTCAVTRAIHLELTKDMTARSFLLAFRRFSARRGPVSVMYSDNAQTFRCVSRFLKNIRSDPSVHDLLAMRRTSWIFSVSLAPWWGGFWERMVRITKDLLRRSNGRACLAYDELEVSLIETESVINARPLNYIGEGADDPLPITPNQFLNNRRSTCATPEPAVNLLAPDSTSELLKKMDQNRRDYVSDLCSRFVSDYLMQLDNFHAKGSSGRKIRVGEVVVIHDKLSKRLMWETGVVKELLPSCDGLVRSAIVKFPNELREDQPEDVEIADGALNPEPAEATAPQIPNPPDPAPLPLLPIDPAAVEEENPVANPAATDVGEVESQGMGSGSNEGDDMVDEILLKKLQRPPQQLRVVYEEDFLTERKNCVKN; from the exons ATGACTACTCCGACAAGCGAAGCGTCACGGAGAGGCATGAAAGGACATGTCACTCGCTGGATCAATAACATCCAGCAGTACGACAACGTGCAGATGGATCGCACAATCCACAACCTAGTGCTGGGAGCCGAATCCAACTTACGCAACATGTACAGCAAATACAAGCGACTCTCAGAGGGGGTCGCCAAAGACATGGAGCAAGCAGGAGCGACCCAAGAACAATTTCAAGCGGAAATCGACAGCCAAATCCAAGTTGAAGAGGATGTCGGTGACGCACTCATGATcgcaaaacgaaaaagagaagaattcaaagaaatgcAAGAcgctgaagaaagaaaacggcaTGATCAGACGCTACTGCTCATGCTCCAGACGCAACAAGCAGCAGCGGACGCCACCAGGGCCCAGGAAAAAGCCGATCAAGATGCAGCCAGGGCCCAGGAAAAGGCCGATCAAGACGCTGCCAGGGCCCAAGAAAAAATCGACGAAGACGCTGCAAGAGCACAGGAAAGAGCAATCCGTCAACAAGAAAATCTGGATCAACAGAACTTGTTCCGACAACTGATTGCCGccattccagcagcagctgcaccAGGAGCgccagcagctgcagcagcagttgcGTCAACTAAACTgccaaaacgtcaaatcaaGCCGTTCAAAGGGGACGTGCTCGAATGGACAGCCTTCTGGGAAGGTTACAACGCAGCCGTCCACGAATCGGCCATTCCGGCGGTTCAAAAATTTGGATACCTTAAAGATTACTTGAAAGGTGAAGCACAACTGTGCGTGGAGAACCTGGAGCTGACAGACGCCAACTACACCGTCGCAATCACCCTCCTGAAGGCAAGATATGGCAAAACGGACGTCCTAATCGAGGCCCACACACAGAAATTGGACACGCTGCAACCAGTAAAAGACGTAGCTGATACCGCGGCACTCAGGTGCTTCCAGTTGACTATCCAGTCACACATCAATGCGTTGGAGACACTGGGAGTAGCAAGAGCCAGCCACGGGTGTCTCCTTGGATCAAGAATTTTGCGCTCGATCCCACTCAAACTTCAAGCAGAGTGGGCCAAATCAGCAACGAACAAGGTAACTGACATTGATCAAGTACTAAATTTTATCGAAGAGCAAGTTGAAGTCGCAGAGCGACTCAGCCGTCTGAGAGCTTCAACACAAAAGCCAGCCCAAAATTCTCAACAGCCGGCAAAATCAACAccacctactacaccgacagCCTCTCAGCTCGGAGTCAGCAGCAAGCCGACTCCACAATCGAAACATTCAagcaaaacaagaagaaatggcagTCCACCACCAAGGAGAGAGGCGACAGCATCATCTCCAAAAAAGCCAATGCTGCCATGCGTGTTCTGCAAGGAGATGCATTGGGCTATCAATTGCCCAATGgagctgaaagagaaaaaagcagtcatcacaaacgaaaaaagatgcTCTAATTGTTTTGGTCATCACGAGACCACTGTTTGTTTTAATCCACACAGGTGCCAACGATGCCGAGCCAAGCACCACACATCCTTGTGTGCCGAGAAAGATACCAGATTCGGATCCTCAACGATAATTCCAAGCAAACCGGTCGCTGGGAGCAGCTCAACAACAGCATGTGCAAGCTCCTTTGGTGAAGTCATCCTAAAAACAGCAACCGTTTACATTACAGGCAcgaatggaaaacaaatccgAGCGATTCTCTTTCTCGACGATGGCAGCCATAGAACATGGATTAAAAGGCAGATTTCGAAAGAGCTTCAACTAAAAATCATCCAAGTGGAACAGATCGCGACCAGGGCCTTCCGGCAGACAGAAGCCCCTCCAGCAGAAACACACAATGTGGTCGAGATGACGGTGCGGGGCACCTGGCCAGGAGCCCCAACGGTGCGTATTGAAGCTCTAGAAGCAACCGACAAAGTTGGAAGCACCGGCCCGTACCAAACCACAGAATTTGCAAGAAAGCTGTGGCTGGAGAATGAAAATTTGGCAGACGACCGATTCGAACGTGAAGGTGGAGACGAGGACGTTGGAATTCTTGTTGGAATGGACCAGATGTTCAACATCATGTTCAACGAACCAGCAACTATCAGCCCGTGCGGACTCAGAGCCTACACGTCCAAACTTGGGAAAGTCATCGGCGGTCCATCGCAAGAAAAATCatcgaaacaaaatcaaacaattgtCAGTCAACTTCTAATCAATTCAAATCGCTCTCTTCCACAGATCACTTCACAGCCATCGAAATCCATCCAATCAAACAAGTCGGAAAGCAGGGAGACAGGAAATTCCA AGAATTTTGCCAATCTGAACGACTGTGTTGCTGTGGAGAAGGACGATCAATTCCGCTCCTTCTGCAACGAAATCACACGATTCGAAGACGGCAGGTATTGCACGCCAATCCCGTGGACGACAGACAGATGGAGACTGGAAATCAACCACCAGATGGCAGCTACAAGATTGAGAAGCATGCTGTCCAAACTACGCAAATCTCCAGTCGACTTGGCCAACTACACCAAAGAAATCAACCAACTGATAACAAACGGATTCGTAGAAGAGGCTGATTTCAATTACGATGGCCTCCACACCTATCTACCGCATCATCCAGTCTACCGGACGGACAAGGCCACAACAAAAATCCGCCCAGTTTTCGACGGCGCCGCAAGATCCAAATATGGGCCGAGCCTCAACGATGTTTTGGAGACCGGACCGAATCTAAATCCTGATCTCCTCTCGGTCTTAATGCGCTTCCGGATGAACCGGATCGCCTGGATTGCGGATATTGAAAAAGCCTTTCTCAACATCGCGCTGCAACCCGAAGACGCCGAAGCGGTCAGATTTTTATGGCCGAAGGAGCCGAAAAATCCCGACTCCGAATTCATCGCGTACAAATGGAAAAGAGTGCCATTTGGGCTAAGTTCAAGTCCATTTCTTTTAAGAGTGACCATTAATAAACATTTGCTCTCAGTCAAACCCAGATTTCAGAAGACAGTCGAGCAAATTGAAGAGCAGCTTTACGTAGACGACTACCTCGGAGGTGCAGACATCGTGCCAACAGCAATAACCACAGTGGAAGAAACCGTCACGTTATTTTCAGAGGCCCAACTCAACATGAGGAGCTgggcaacaaacaacaaagagcTCCGTGACTTTctcaccgaaaaagaaatgtcgaacCAGATAGTCGGAATCCTTTCTCCCACAATTGACGGACAGCACAAGGCACTGGGTCTTAGATGGGACACGAGCTCCGACTCATTTAAATTTGACCCTACATCTATAATGGAAGCAGCCGTGGAgattggagaaaaaatcaccaaaaggaaaattctaaGCATCTCAGCAAGAATATTCGACCCAATTGGTTTTCTAGCTCCCACAGTTTTACTCTTAAAAATAATCTATCAAAAACTTTGGGAAGGAGACATAGGTTGGGACGATGACGCCACACCCGAAGTGAAGAACACCTGGAGCAGCATCATGAAAGGACTGAAGGATCTACATAATTTGGAGATCCCACGATGGATCGGCTATTCAAAACCTTCCATCGTCTCCGCAGAAATTCACGTGTTCGGCGATGCATCAGAGGCAGCCTACGGAGCAGTAGCCTACGCACGGCTCCAACTGGAGAACGGAACTCCTTACACCATCCTCCTAGCCAGCAAAACGAGAGTGGCGCctcttccaaaaaagaaagtaacgTTACCCAGACTCGAACTACTAAGCTCTTTGTTAGCAATCCGTTTAGGAGAGAAAATTCGAACCTCCCTTCACACCGAGTCGTGGAAAACGATCTACTGGACAGATTCCCTCGTCACACTCGGATGGATTAGAGGAGATCCTTATCGTTGGAGACCATTCGTACGAAATCAAGTAGAAACaatcagaaaattttcaaaagcgGAGTGGTGGAGACATTGCCCCGGATTGGAGAATCCAGCCGATCTCGCTTCGCGGGGAGCGCCAGCGCATGCGCTGGTAGATTCGAAACTCTGGTGGCACGGACCAGCCTGGctaacagaagaagaaagcgaaTGGCCGAATTCTCCAGAAAACCATTCCACCGAAACTCAAGAGAAAATCGAGGAAGAGGAGACGAAGAAAACGGCGACCGTCTCCTTTGCAGCGATCGAAACCGCCCAGCCAATTGAATGGCACCTCGAAAAGATCTCTACATGGACAAAACTACTCTTCAGAACAGCTTGGATCAACAGAGCGGTCAACCGTATGAGGAAAAGAACGCGCGGTCCAGGACTCgaactaaaagaaataatcacaGTCGCCGGAACAGAAATCACAATCGACAAGATAGTCACCGAAGAGCTGAACGAAGCGGAGCTAGCCATCTGCAGACAGCTCCAAGTCGAACGCTATCCCAAAGCCTTTTGGACACTCCAGCACGGACTGGAGATTCACCCAAAGGAGAAAATCGCATCGCTCCGACCGGTCTGGGACAATCGAGATCGACTCATCCGAGTCACTGGAAGAGTAGCGCTCGCCCTCAGGGATCGAGACATTCAACCACCGATCCTTCTCCCAGCAAATCACCCGGTCGTAACTATGTTGATAATTAACAAACATGTATTCAATTCACACACAGGAGTAAAAACAACACTGTcagaactaaaagaaaaatattgggTCGTGAAAGGACGCCAACAAGTGAGAAACGTTTGGTACACCTGTGTGAAGTGCCAGAAGCTGACTTCACCTCCTTTCCGACAAATAGCAGCGCCGCTACCAGCCAACCGACTCCGCGATGCCAGGGCATTTGAAATAACCGGAACCGATTTCGCTGGCCCGCTGTACTACAAAAACGCTActccgaaaaagaaatccaaatcGGCACCATCCGTCGAACAAGTCATTCCGGAACCTCcaccagaagaagagaacccGGATGCAGCGGAGCTTCCCACCGAAGAAGctcccgaagaagaagacgatggcGACCAACCGGATCCAGCGCAACCAATCAACAAAAGGCAACCAAAAAGTTACGTGTGCATCTTTACTTGTGCCGTGACGAGAGCGATTCATCTGGAGCTGACCAAAGACATGACGGCTCGCTCCTTTCTATTAGCTTTCCGTCGATTCTCCGCCAGAAGAGGCCCAGTGTCAGTGATGTACAGTGACAACGCCCAAACATTCCGCTGTGTGTCTCGATTTCTTAAAAACATTCGATCCGACCCATCCGTTCACGACCTCCTCGCCATGAGAAGAACCAGCTGGATCTTCTCCGTTAGCCTCGCTCCATGGTGGGGCGGATTTTGGGAGAGAATGGTGAGGATCACGAAAGATCTCTTGAGACGATCCAACGGGCGTGCATGCCTCGCGTATGACGAACTGGAAGTGAGTTTAATCGAAACAGAAAGTGTGATTAACGCGAGACCGTTGAACTACATTGGAGAAGGAGCGGACGATCCGCTCCCGATCACTCCGAATCAGTTTCTCAACAATCGTCGTTCAACTTGTGCTACGCCGGAGCCAGCAGTCAACCTATTGGCTCCCGATTCAACAAGTGAACTACTCAAGAAAATGGATCAGAACAGGCGTGATTACGTCAGTGACTTGTGCTCGCGGTTCGTCTCCGATTACCTGATGCAGCTGGATAATTTTCACGCAAAAGGATCGTCAGGCAGAAAAATCCGCGTCGGAGAAGTCGTCGTAATCCACGACAAACTTTCCAAACGGCTCATGTGGGAGACGGGAGTAGTTAAAGAATTACTCCCCAGCTGCGACGGCCTAGTCCGATCCGCAATAGTTAAATTCCCAAACG AATTGAGAGAAGATCAACCGGAAGATGTGGAGATCGCAGACGGTGCGTTGAATCCGGAGCCAGCTGAAGCAACTGCTCCGCAAATTCCAAATCCACCCGATCCGGCTCCACTCCCATTGCTCCCGATCGATCCAGCTGccgtcgaagaagaaaatcctgTGGCCAATCCGGCCGCAACTGACGTCGGCGAGGTCGAGTCCCAAGGCATGGGCTCTG gATCCAACGAAGGTGATGACATGGTCGACGAAATTCTACTGAAGAAGCTGCAGCGACCACCTCAACAATTAAGAGTTGTGTACGAGGAAGATTTCTtaacggagagaaaaaattgcgttaaaaattga